In one window of Chryseobacterium sp. JV274 DNA:
- the purH gene encoding bifunctional phosphoribosylaminoimidazolecarboxamide formyltransferase/IMP cyclohydrolase, which yields MSKKRVLISVSDKSGLIEFAQFLEAQNYELISTGGTFKHLKDAGLNPIQIDEVTNFPEMLDGRVKTLHPKVHGGLLAVRNNEEHMKTVQEHGIGLIDMVIVNLYPFFENVNKNISLHEKVEFIDIGGPSMLRSAAKNFDSVTVITDVEDYTTVKLEMEQNGDTYIETRKKLAGKVFNLTSAYDAAISRMLLDEEYPTYLNASYKKVADLRYGENPHQTAAYYVSTFENGAMKDFEQLGGKELSFNNLRDMDLCWKVVTEFKEEMACCAVKHSTPCGVAIGTSALETYQKTFECDPVSIFGGIVAMNYKIDAATAEELNKTFLEIVMAPEFDEEALEVLRKKKNLRIIKIVNPVSDKQTWVKVDGGILVQDNDTHFSDDIKVVTEVQPTEEQKKALLFSQRVVKYVKSNAIVVSNGIQAFGIGGGQVNRIWATQQAIERAKEKFSGDLVLASDAFFPFRDVVDFCAQEGIKAIIQPGGSVKDQDSVEAANEHGIPMMFTGVRHFFH from the coding sequence ATGAGTAAAAAGAGAGTTTTAATCAGTGTTTCTGACAAAAGTGGATTAATAGAATTCGCGCAGTTTTTGGAAGCTCAGAATTATGAGTTGATCTCTACAGGAGGAACGTTCAAACATTTGAAAGACGCTGGTTTAAATCCTATTCAGATTGATGAGGTAACCAATTTCCCTGAAATGTTGGATGGAAGAGTGAAAACTTTACACCCGAAAGTTCACGGTGGATTGCTGGCTGTTCGTAATAATGAAGAGCACATGAAAACCGTTCAGGAACACGGAATTGGTCTGATTGACATGGTGATCGTAAACCTTTACCCTTTCTTTGAAAATGTGAACAAAAACATTTCTTTACACGAAAAGGTAGAATTTATTGATATCGGAGGTCCTTCAATGCTTCGTTCTGCAGCGAAAAACTTTGATTCTGTTACCGTAATTACAGATGTGGAAGATTACACAACTGTAAAACTGGAAATGGAACAAAACGGTGATACGTACATTGAGACCCGTAAAAAGCTTGCAGGAAAAGTATTCAACCTTACCTCTGCATATGATGCAGCTATTTCAAGAATGCTTTTAGACGAAGAATATCCTACGTATTTAAATGCTTCTTATAAAAAAGTTGCTGACTTAAGATACGGAGAAAATCCTCACCAGACAGCAGCTTACTATGTTTCTACTTTCGAGAATGGAGCAATGAAAGACTTTGAACAGCTTGGGGGGAAAGAACTTTCTTTCAACAATCTTCGTGATATGGACCTTTGCTGGAAAGTAGTGACTGAGTTCAAAGAAGAAATGGCTTGTTGTGCGGTAAAACACTCTACCCCTTGTGGAGTTGCAATCGGAACTTCAGCATTGGAGACTTACCAGAAAACATTCGAATGTGATCCGGTTTCTATCTTTGGCGGAATTGTTGCAATGAACTATAAAATTGATGCAGCGACAGCGGAAGAACTGAACAAAACATTCCTTGAGATTGTAATGGCTCCTGAATTTGATGAAGAAGCTCTTGAAGTTTTAAGAAAAAAGAAAAACTTAAGAATTATCAAAATCGTAAACCCTGTTTCTGACAAACAGACTTGGGTGAAAGTAGATGGTGGTATTCTGGTTCAGGATAATGATACTCACTTCTCTGACGATATCAAAGTCGTTACAGAAGTACAGCCTACAGAAGAGCAGAAAAAAGCTTTACTTTTCTCTCAGAGAGTTGTAAAATATGTGAAGTCAAATGCTATTGTAGTTTCCAACGGAATTCAGGCATTCGGTATCGGCGGCGGACAGGTAAACAGAATCTGGGCGACTCAGCAGGCTATCGAAAGAGCAAAAGAAAAATTCTCCGGAGATTTGGTATTGGCTTCAGATGCATTTTTCCCTTTCCGTGATGTGGTAGATTTCTGCGCTCAGGAAGGTATCAAGGCGATTATTCAGCCAGGTGGAAGTGTAAAAGATCAGGATAGTGTGGAAGCTGCAAATGAGCACGGTATCCCAATGATGTTTACAGGTGTTAGACACTTTTTCCACTAA
- the purD gene encoding phosphoribosylamine--glycine ligase has product MRILIIGEGGRESALAAKLQNDSRISKMFFANGNATTDVIGKNVHLSEIKELRDFAIKEKIDLTIVGPEAPLVAGIKDEFKKHDLKVFGPTQKVASLEGSKAFSKKFMQTYDIKTAKAVVFDSYNDAKEYVQTQQYPLVIKASGLAGGKGVVICDNLEEAEATIHDFMIRRIYGDAGIRLVIEEYLQGFEASIIAFSNGEKLFPCVAAKDYKKAGNGDTGPNTGGMGSIAPSPEFTQEHYADFEKNILEPTIKGLKAEGFGFKGIIFFGLMVTKNGAYLLEYNMRFGDPETQVLMALMENNLLDVIQDCMEGKDIELKFKDEKAICLVMCSGGYPRNIETGFEITGEDKLKHSKLLYAGAISKGDKVVSNGGRVLNIVATGATFEDARKKVYEDASHVHFDYGFYRDDIGKF; this is encoded by the coding sequence ATGAGAATATTAATCATAGGTGAAGGCGGTAGAGAATCTGCTTTAGCGGCAAAGCTTCAGAATGACTCAAGAATTTCTAAAATGTTTTTTGCTAACGGGAATGCTACTACCGATGTAATAGGGAAAAATGTTCATTTATCGGAAATTAAAGAACTTAGAGATTTCGCAATTAAAGAAAAGATTGATCTTACGATCGTAGGTCCCGAAGCTCCTCTTGTAGCGGGTATCAAGGACGAATTTAAAAAACACGATCTTAAAGTTTTCGGTCCTACTCAGAAAGTAGCAAGCCTTGAAGGGAGTAAAGCTTTCTCTAAGAAATTTATGCAGACCTATGATATCAAAACTGCTAAAGCGGTAGTATTTGATTCATACAACGATGCTAAAGAATATGTGCAGACACAGCAATATCCTTTGGTGATCAAAGCTAGTGGTTTAGCAGGTGGAAAAGGTGTTGTTATTTGTGACAATCTTGAAGAAGCTGAAGCTACTATCCACGACTTCATGATCAGAAGAATCTATGGAGATGCAGGAATCCGTTTAGTTATTGAAGAATATTTACAAGGTTTTGAAGCGTCTATCATTGCTTTCTCTAACGGGGAAAAATTGTTCCCATGTGTAGCAGCAAAAGACTATAAAAAAGCTGGAAACGGAGATACAGGACCTAATACAGGAGGTATGGGTTCAATAGCACCAAGCCCGGAATTTACTCAGGAGCATTATGCAGATTTTGAGAAAAATATTTTAGAACCAACTATTAAAGGTCTTAAAGCTGAAGGTTTCGGATTTAAAGGAATCATCTTCTTCGGATTGATGGTTACGAAAAACGGAGCTTACCTTCTTGAATACAACATGAGATTTGGAGATCCTGAAACTCAGGTATTGATGGCGCTTATGGAAAACAATCTTTTGGATGTGATCCAGGATTGTATGGAAGGAAAAGACATTGAGCTTAAATTTAAAGACGAAAAAGCAATTTGCCTTGTAATGTGTTCAGGAGGTTATCCAAGAAACATCGAAACAGGTTTCGAAATTACAGGGGAAGATAAGCTGAAACATAGTAAACTTTTATATGCAGGAGCTATCAGCAAAGGAGACAAAGTGGTTTCCAACGGGGGTAGAGTTCTGAACATTGTAGCTACAGGTGCTACTTTCGAAGATGCCCGCAAAAAGGTTTACGAAGACGCAAGTCATGTACATTTCGATTACGGCTTCTACAGAGACGACATCGGAAAGTTTTAA
- the guaA gene encoding glutamine-hydrolyzing GMP synthase has translation MNNGIIILDFGSQYNQLIGRRIREMGVYSEILPYNTPLQDILAKQPKGIILSGGPSSVNAENAHLVEKELYEQGVPVLGICYGMQMTAHLLGGKVNKGEKGEYGKANLEIVKESSLLKGVTQNSVVWMSHFDEVGELPAGFELNAKSGVIASISNEESKIYCVQFHPEVSHTEEGGKMLENFVFGICNSEKNWKLTNYIEKTVEEIREKVGDNKVILGLSGGVDSSVAAVLIHKAIGDQLTCIFVDTGLLRKDEGKKVMDQYGEHFHMNIKMVDAQERFLTKLAGVDDPEAKRKIIGNEFIHVFDEESHKIEGAKFLAQGTIYPDVIESQSVNGPSAVIKSHHNVGGLPEDMDFELLEPLRELFKDEVRRVGEELGIPHHMVYRHPFPGPGLGIRILGAVDAEKVRILQEADDIFIEELYKNDLYEKVSQAFVVLLPVKSVGVMGDERTYEYTAVVRSANTIDFMTATWSRLPYEFLDTVSSRIINEVRGINRVAYDISSKPPATIEWE, from the coding sequence ATGAACAACGGTATTATTATTTTAGATTTCGGATCCCAGTACAACCAGCTTATCGGAAGAAGAATCCGTGAGATGGGTGTATACTCTGAAATCTTACCTTACAATACACCATTACAAGATATTTTAGCAAAACAGCCAAAAGGAATTATTCTTTCCGGTGGACCAAGCTCTGTGAATGCAGAAAACGCTCACCTGGTTGAAAAAGAATTATACGAACAAGGAGTTCCTGTATTGGGAATCTGCTACGGAATGCAGATGACAGCTCACCTTTTAGGAGGAAAAGTAAATAAAGGAGAAAAGGGAGAGTATGGTAAAGCAAACCTTGAGATCGTAAAAGAAAGCTCTTTATTGAAAGGAGTGACTCAGAACTCTGTAGTTTGGATGAGCCATTTTGACGAAGTAGGAGAATTGCCTGCAGGTTTTGAATTGAACGCAAAATCAGGAGTAATTGCTTCTATCTCTAACGAAGAAAGTAAAATCTACTGTGTTCAGTTCCACCCGGAAGTATCTCATACTGAAGAAGGAGGAAAAATGCTTGAAAATTTCGTTTTTGGAATCTGTAACTCAGAGAAAAACTGGAAACTGACTAACTATATTGAAAAAACAGTTGAGGAAATCCGTGAGAAAGTAGGAGACAACAAAGTAATCCTTGGTCTTTCAGGTGGTGTTGACTCTTCTGTAGCGGCAGTTTTGATCCACAAAGCAATCGGTGATCAGTTGACTTGTATCTTTGTAGATACGGGATTATTGAGAAAGGATGAGGGCAAAAAAGTAATGGATCAGTATGGAGAGCATTTCCATATGAACATTAAAATGGTGGATGCTCAGGAAAGATTCCTTACAAAATTAGCTGGTGTTGATGATCCTGAAGCAAAAAGAAAAATCATCGGAAACGAATTTATCCATGTTTTTGATGAAGAATCACACAAAATTGAAGGCGCTAAATTCCTTGCACAGGGTACTATTTACCCTGACGTTATTGAGAGCCAGTCTGTCAACGGACCATCAGCAGTAATCAAGTCTCACCACAACGTTGGTGGACTTCCTGAAGATATGGACTTCGAATTGTTAGAGCCGCTAAGAGAGCTTTTCAAGGACGAAGTAAGAAGAGTAGGAGAAGAATTAGGTATTCCTCACCACATGGTATACAGACACCCTTTCCCAGGTCCTGGATTAGGAATCAGAATATTGGGCGCTGTAGATGCTGAAAAAGTAAGAATCCTTCAGGAAGCTGATGATATCTTCATCGAAGAATTATACAAAAATGACCTTTACGAAAAAGTATCTCAGGCATTTGTAGTTCTTCTTCCGGTAAAATCTGTAGGAGTAATGGGAGATGAAAGAACGTATGAATATACTGCTGTAGTTCGTTCTGCCAATACCATCGACTTTATGACGGCAACGTGGAGCAGACTTCCTTATGAGTTCTTAGATACTGTTTCAAGCAGAATCATCAACGAAGTAAGAGGAATCAACAGAGTAGCGTACGATATTTCAAGCAAACCACCTGCAACTATTGAGTGGGAATAA
- a CDS encoding carbon-nitrogen hydrolase family protein yields the protein MQIETRPLTVQDYDELVVTMKRAYPQMSESIWSKKSIDKLTRIFPKGQICITVDGKLAAVALSIIVNYDEFGDDHTYVDITGNYTFNTHLSTGNVLYGIEVFVDPEFRELRLGRRLYDARKELCELLNLKSIILGGRIPNYHKYSDEISPREYIRRVRDKEIYDPVLSFQLSNNFLPIKILKKYLPEDESSLENAVLLQWNNIYYSKKPNTMQDSIIRLGLVQWQMRHFKNIDAFYEQVEFFVNVMGDYKSDFVLFPELFNTPLLAPFNKLSERDSMIELAKLSEEIKNKISELAISYNVNIISGSMPVFDHDNNDLYNVSYLLHRDGRIDEYRKIHITPNEKKYYGMKGGNEIRVFDTDCGKIGLVICYDVEFPELPRILADQGMKILFVPYLTDTQNAYIRVRHCAAARAIENECYVAIAGCVGNLPGVNNMDIQFGQAAVFTPSDFAFPSNGVKGEATPNTEMTLIVDVDLNLLKDLHHNGSVQVMKDRRKDLYETYLK from the coding sequence ATGCAAATAGAAACGAGACCCCTGACTGTTCAGGATTATGATGAATTGGTAGTGACAATGAAAAGGGCGTATCCTCAGATGTCTGAATCTATCTGGTCTAAAAAAAGTATAGATAAACTTACGAGAATATTTCCTAAAGGTCAGATTTGTATCACTGTAGACGGGAAATTGGCTGCCGTAGCACTGTCCATTATTGTGAATTATGATGAATTTGGGGACGACCATACCTATGTTGATATTACAGGAAATTATACATTCAATACCCATTTGTCAACAGGAAATGTATTGTATGGGATAGAAGTTTTTGTTGATCCTGAATTTCGGGAACTGCGCCTGGGAAGAAGATTGTATGATGCCAGAAAAGAATTGTGTGAGCTGCTCAATCTAAAATCAATTATTCTGGGTGGAAGAATTCCGAACTATCATAAATATAGTGATGAGATTTCTCCAAGAGAGTATATCCGAAGAGTAAGAGATAAGGAAATTTATGATCCGGTATTGTCTTTCCAGCTTTCCAATAACTTCCTTCCCATAAAGATTCTGAAAAAATATCTTCCTGAAGATGAATCATCACTGGAAAACGCTGTTTTGCTGCAGTGGAACAATATCTATTACAGCAAAAAGCCCAATACAATGCAGGATAGTATCATCCGCTTAGGATTAGTACAATGGCAGATGAGGCATTTTAAAAATATCGATGCTTTTTATGAGCAGGTAGAATTCTTTGTTAATGTAATGGGAGACTATAAGTCAGACTTTGTTCTTTTCCCCGAACTTTTTAATACTCCGCTTTTAGCACCCTTCAATAAGCTTTCAGAAAGAGACAGTATGATCGAGCTGGCTAAATTAAGTGAGGAAATAAAAAATAAAATCTCTGAACTGGCGATCAGTTACAATGTCAATATTATTTCCGGAAGCATGCCTGTTTTTGATCATGATAATAATGATTTATATAATGTCAGCTATCTGTTGCATCGTGATGGACGTATTGATGAATACCGAAAAATCCATATCACTCCAAATGAAAAAAAGTATTATGGAATGAAAGGAGGAAACGAAATCCGGGTTTTTGATACCGATTGTGGGAAAATAGGACTTGTAATTTGCTATGATGTAGAATTTCCGGAGTTACCAAGAATTCTGGCTGATCAGGGGATGAAGATTCTTTTTGTTCCTTACCTTACAGATACCCAGAATGCTTATATCAGAGTGCGTCACTGTGCTGCTGCGAGAGCGATTGAAAATGAATGTTATGTAGCTATTGCGGGTTGTGTAGGTAACTTACCGGGAGTAAACAATATGGATATTCAGTTCGGACAGGCTGCTGTATTTACCCCTTCAGATTTTGCTTTCCCTTCTAATGGTGTAAAAGGTGAGGCTACTCCCAATACAGAAATGACCCTGATTGTTGATGTAGACCTGAACTTATTGAAGGATCTTCATCATAACGGCTCGGTTCAGGTGATGAAAGACCGTAGGAAAGACCTGTATGAGACTTATCTTAAATAA
- a CDS encoding ABC1 kinase family protein: protein MFDKQQRKLKRSARLISVLSKYGFKDMLARMNGGNKPEETSGSDEIISKGTVYERIRLALEELGPTFVKLGQTFSNREDLLPPELIQELQKLQDKVETVDMDVEEALESEFNISVKDCFREIQKQPLATASIAQVYKAILLDGSPVILKLRKPDVQSVIEDDLLLIKDIEKLISAYSEIGEKLNLKQAISTFERSLLEEVSLTNERNNILQFRLNFKNNKETYVPKVYEEFSNNNILCMEFIDGIKVTDKSVLLANDISPVKVSEAGLRLFVSQILDYGFFHADPHAGNILVKKDGKIVFIDFGAVGKIQPNDKEILENLIVSFVAKNSHKIVRSLKKMAISYEIPDERRFENDVEDILNFVHSSSLQDINVQVIINKMKDILKDNRLYMPDYFYLLFKGISLIEGVGRSINPDLDIVKSLHPYTKKIFTKKINPKNLLKTGMDRMMNFTDNVDEIPKELRSVLQKLDENKFTVSSEIKNIDKTNQLIKSSVVNLILAMVLGANIIATAIVFSSESGPRIGELSLVAVLGFVFSIILVLILLLRVTRK from the coding sequence ATGTTTGACAAACAGCAAAGAAAACTGAAAAGATCCGCAAGACTGATTTCCGTATTGAGTAAATATGGTTTCAAAGATATGCTGGCAAGGATGAATGGAGGAAATAAGCCGGAAGAAACTTCCGGTTCAGACGAGATTATTTCAAAAGGAACCGTTTACGAAAGAATAAGACTGGCTCTTGAAGAGCTTGGCCCTACTTTTGTAAAATTGGGTCAGACATTCAGTAACAGAGAAGATTTATTACCACCGGAATTGATTCAGGAGCTGCAGAAACTTCAGGACAAAGTGGAAACAGTAGATATGGACGTAGAAGAAGCGCTGGAAAGTGAATTCAATATTTCCGTGAAAGACTGTTTCCGTGAAATCCAGAAACAACCTCTGGCTACAGCTTCTATAGCACAGGTGTATAAAGCAATTTTGCTGGATGGCAGTCCGGTGATTTTAAAATTGAGAAAGCCTGATGTGCAGTCAGTTATTGAAGATGATCTACTTTTGATCAAAGACATTGAAAAGCTGATCTCTGCCTATTCCGAAATAGGAGAAAAACTTAATCTGAAACAGGCCATTTCTACCTTTGAAAGATCATTGCTTGAAGAGGTTTCTTTGACTAATGAAAGGAATAATATACTGCAGTTCCGTCTGAATTTTAAGAACAATAAAGAAACATATGTTCCCAAAGTCTACGAAGAATTTTCCAACAACAATATTCTTTGCATGGAATTCATCGACGGGATAAAGGTAACAGACAAATCGGTACTTCTGGCTAATGATATTAGTCCTGTAAAAGTTTCCGAAGCAGGATTAAGGCTGTTTGTATCGCAGATCTTAGACTATGGATTCTTCCATGCTGATCCTCATGCCGGCAATATTTTGGTGAAAAAAGACGGTAAAATAGTTTTCATAGATTTTGGGGCAGTGGGAAAAATTCAGCCTAATGATAAAGAAATTCTTGAAAATCTTATCGTAAGTTTTGTTGCCAAAAACTCTCATAAAATAGTACGGTCACTCAAAAAAATGGCCATAAGCTATGAAATACCGGATGAAAGGAGGTTTGAAAATGATGTAGAAGATATTTTGAATTTTGTTCACAGCTCATCACTGCAGGATATCAATGTACAGGTGATCATCAACAAGATGAAGGATATTTTAAAGGATAACAGGCTCTATATGCCGGATTATTTCTATCTTTTATTCAAAGGTATCAGCTTAATAGAAGGTGTTGGAAGAAGCATAAACCCAGATCTGGATATCGTTAAAAGTCTTCATCCTTACACAAAAAAGATTTTCACAAAAAAAATAAATCCTAAGAATCTTTTAAAAACAGGAATGGACCGGATGATGAATTTTACAGATAATGTAGATGAAATCCCAAAAGAGCTCCGTTCTGTTCTTCAAAAACTGGATGAAAACAAATTTACGGTATCCAGTGAGATCAAGAATATAGACAAAACCAACCAGCTGATTAAATCCAGTGTTGTCAATTTGATTCTGGCTATGGTCTTAGGCGCAAATATAATTGCAACAGCCATCGTTTTTAGCTCAGAATCCGGTCCGAGAATAGGAGAATTATCTTTAGTGGCAGTCTTAGGTTTTGTATTTTCAATTATTCTGGTCTTAATACTTTTACTGAGAGTGACAAGGAAGTGA
- a CDS encoding DEAD/DEAH box helicase, with amino-acid sequence MEKLTFADFDLPVKILDVLADLELFEPTPIQEKSLKPILSGRDVMGIAQTGTGKTLAYLLPVLKTWKYSKTGNPTVLVLVPTRELVVQVTEIIEKLTENITARVIGIYGGKNINTQKLLFNDGCDILVGTPGRVMDLSIDNAISLKEVQKLVIDEFDEMLNLGFRPQLTHIFEMMKAKRQNILFSATMTEAVDEMLDVYFASPIEISLAKSGTPLEKIEQTAYKVENFNTKINLLEHLLKSDTDMSKVLIFNNNKRHADMLFTKIDELFPGQFDVIHSNKSQNYRLKAMKSFENEEVRGLITTDVMARGLDISNVTHVINFETPDIPEQYIHRIGRTGRADKEGKAVTFVTKKEEPLILDIELLMDKDLKFNEFPEGVKINPKKIADEEDQIVMKNPAQVKLNDGGGAFHDKKAKNTKENWGGPSKRKAPKKFGANRSQQKAISKSKRKK; translated from the coding sequence ATGGAAAAACTCACTTTTGCAGATTTTGACCTGCCGGTTAAAATTCTTGATGTTTTAGCAGATTTGGAATTATTTGAACCTACACCCATTCAGGAGAAGAGCTTAAAGCCTATTCTTTCAGGAAGAGATGTGATGGGAATTGCGCAGACCGGAACCGGAAAAACATTAGCTTACCTTTTGCCCGTTCTGAAAACATGGAAATACAGCAAAACAGGAAATCCAACTGTTTTGGTGCTTGTTCCTACAAGAGAATTGGTGGTACAGGTAACTGAAATTATTGAGAAACTGACAGAAAATATTACTGCAAGAGTAATCGGAATATACGGAGGAAAAAATATCAATACTCAAAAACTATTGTTCAACGATGGTTGTGATATTTTGGTAGGAACACCCGGAAGAGTGATGGACCTTTCCATAGACAATGCTATTTCTCTTAAAGAAGTTCAGAAATTGGTCATTGATGAATTTGATGAGATGCTTAACTTAGGTTTCAGACCGCAGCTTACTCATATTTTTGAAATGATGAAAGCAAAGAGACAGAACATCCTTTTCTCTGCAACCATGACGGAAGCAGTAGATGAAATGCTGGATGTATACTTTGCAAGCCCAATTGAAATTTCATTGGCAAAATCAGGAACGCCGCTTGAGAAAATTGAACAGACTGCTTATAAAGTAGAAAACTTTAATACTAAGATCAACTTACTTGAACATTTACTGAAGAGCGATACAGATATGTCCAAGGTCTTGATTTTTAATAATAATAAAAGACATGCCGACATGCTCTTTACTAAAATTGATGAGCTTTTCCCTGGACAGTTTGACGTGATTCACTCTAATAAGTCTCAGAACTACAGACTTAAGGCTATGAAAAGCTTTGAGAATGAAGAAGTGAGAGGTTTGATTACTACAGATGTAATGGCAAGAGGTCTTGATATTTCCAATGTTACGCATGTTATCAACTTTGAGACACCGGATATTCCTGAACAGTACATTCACAGAATCGGTAGAACGGGTAGAGCAGACAAAGAAGGGAAAGCGGTTACTTTTGTAACTAAAAAAGAAGAACCTTTGATTCTTGATATTGAGCTATTGATGGATAAAGATCTGAAATTTAATGAATTCCCGGAAGGAGTTAAGATCAATCCTAAAAAGATCGCTGATGAAGAAGATCAGATTGTTATGAAAAATCCTGCACAGGTAAAACTGAATGATGGAGGAGGAGCATTCCATGATAAGAAAGCTAAAAATACTAAAGAAAACTGGGGTGGTCCTTCCAAAAGAAAAGCACCTAAGAAGTTTGGAGCTAACAGGTCCCAACAGAAAGCAATATCAAAATCGAAAAGAAAGAAATAA
- a CDS encoding tetratricopeptide repeat protein — protein sequence MIKKTITILFFVLFYSLSFSQEKPNEKTVLQELSENACKCADSIHLANRKKEDIIKDVHECIDKYTGALQISTLLKGAEKESEKAPKVNGKKQINLTFNTNKNSQQYKDSYNELERYLMQNCESVQRATKTTETSYDKFSKNDTAVDFYEKGVDAGKAENWKEAIQNYEQAVKIDPKFIYAWDNLGISYRRIGEYDKALNAYKQSLAADPKGKMPLQNIAITYVYKKEYQKAIDAYNDFDKVYPGDPEVYYGMGQVYFTHLKNNEKGLDNICKAYRIYSEQKSPYRSDAEKMIGYIYKSMKEEGKTDKFKEILKSNNIQFD from the coding sequence ATGATAAAAAAAACAATAACCATTTTATTTTTCGTTTTATTCTACTCTCTTTCATTTTCTCAGGAGAAACCCAATGAAAAAACAGTTCTTCAGGAGCTCTCAGAAAATGCCTGTAAATGTGCTGATTCTATTCATTTGGCAAACAGGAAGAAGGAAGATATCATAAAAGATGTTCATGAATGTATTGACAAATACACGGGAGCGCTTCAGATCTCAACACTTTTGAAAGGAGCAGAAAAAGAATCTGAAAAAGCACCTAAAGTAAACGGGAAAAAGCAGATTAACCTGACTTTTAATACGAATAAGAATTCACAGCAATACAAGGACAGCTATAATGAGCTTGAACGTTATCTGATGCAAAACTGCGAGAGCGTGCAAAGAGCTACCAAAACTACTGAAACCAGTTATGACAAGTTCTCAAAAAATGATACGGCCGTTGATTTCTATGAAAAAGGCGTTGATGCAGGAAAAGCGGAAAACTGGAAAGAAGCTATTCAAAATTATGAACAAGCAGTAAAAATTGATCCAAAATTTATTTACGCATGGGATAATCTGGGAATTTCCTATAGAAGAATAGGGGAATATGATAAAGCTCTTAACGCTTATAAACAGTCATTGGCTGCTGATCCAAAAGGTAAAATGCCATTACAGAATATAGCAATAACGTATGTTTATAAAAAGGAATATCAGAAAGCTATTGATGCGTATAACGATTTTGATAAAGTATATCCCGGTGATCCGGAAGTTTATTATGGAATGGGACAGGTCTACTTTACTCATCTGAAGAATAATGAAAAAGGTCTTGATAATATTTGTAAAGCATACAGGATTTATTCTGAACAAAAATCGCCTTACCGATCGGATGCTGAAAAAATGATAGGATATATTTATAAGAGTATGAAAGAAGAAGGTAAAACAGATAAGTTTAAAGAAATTTTAAAAAGCAACAATATTCAATTCGATTAA
- a CDS encoding GDSL-type esterase/lipase family protein, which translates to MKKILSAFLLLCFVIAFSQEKKPMFWQDIQEFKKQDQQNPPPKDAILFLGSSSFTKWTDIADYFPNQKIINRGFGGSRLTDLNDFANDLLAPYQPKQIIIYCGENDFADNHQLKAKVVVDRYKAFYKKIREKFPNIEVDYISIKYSPSREVIWPQMKITNKKIAAFMKKEPNAEYIDVTKAMEDANGNVRKDIFVEDMLHFKPEGYKIWTKVITPYLK; encoded by the coding sequence ATGAAGAAGATTCTATCAGCATTCCTATTGCTGTGTTTTGTTATTGCCTTTTCTCAGGAAAAAAAACCAATGTTCTGGCAGGACATTCAGGAATTCAAAAAGCAAGATCAGCAAAACCCGCCACCAAAGGATGCCATTCTATTTCTGGGAAGCTCGTCATTCACAAAATGGACTGATATAGCAGATTATTTCCCTAATCAAAAAATTATCAACAGAGGGTTCGGAGGGTCCAGACTTACAGACCTTAATGATTTTGCGAATGATCTTTTAGCTCCCTATCAGCCAAAGCAGATCATTATTTACTGTGGCGAAAATGATTTTGCAGACAACCATCAGCTAAAAGCAAAAGTAGTGGTTGACAGATATAAAGCTTTTTATAAAAAAATACGTGAAAAATTTCCCAATATTGAAGTTGATTATATCTCTATCAAGTACTCTCCAAGTAGAGAAGTGATCTGGCCGCAGATGAAAATTACCAACAAGAAGATCGCTGCATTTATGAAAAAAGAACCCAATGCTGAGTATATTGATGTTACTAAAGCGATGGAAGATGCTAATGGAAATGTAAGAAAAGATATTTTTGTGGAAGATATGCTTCATTTTAAGCCGGAGGGATATAAAATCTGGACCAAAGTGATCACTCCTTACCTGAAATAA